In Candidatus Gastranaerophilales bacterium, a single genomic region encodes these proteins:
- a CDS encoding PilT/PilU family type 4a pilus ATPase — MAKFDIIRFLKEAVEKGASDIHLRTDEPPALRKDSKIFKTNLEPLSESDMFAIIDTLLPVSIKNKAFEVFDLDFAYEIKGVSRFRVNLSRELGRMSMVIRVISYEILSFDELNLPKSIENFSHLTNGIVLITGPTGSGKSTTIASLLDYINEHYQKHIITIEDPVEYIYTDKKSIFTQRQIEIDTASFPDGVKYALRQDPDVILIGEIRDRETMQSALKASETGHLVFATLHTNDAVQTVNRIVNFFDPQDRDFVRKQLAETLKGTVAQKLLPKKDAKGRVPACEVLVVTPTVKDFIIKDEVDKIYELVKKGSFNDMITLNMSLFSMISNGVITREDGLYASDNQNELEQYLRGAFHGTNFNPRSNL, encoded by the coding sequence ATGGCAAAATTTGATATAATTAGATTTTTAAAAGAAGCTGTCGAAAAAGGTGCATCAGATATACATTTGAGAACTGATGAGCCACCTGCATTAAGGAAAGACAGCAAAATTTTCAAAACAAATCTTGAACCTTTGTCAGAGTCAGATATGTTTGCTATTATTGATACGCTTTTGCCGGTAAGCATTAAAAATAAAGCTTTTGAAGTTTTTGATTTAGACTTTGCTTATGAGATAAAAGGCGTTTCTCGTTTTAGAGTCAATCTTTCACGTGAACTCGGCAGAATGTCTATGGTTATAAGGGTTATTTCATACGAAATTTTGAGTTTTGATGAGCTTAATCTTCCAAAATCAATAGAAAATTTTTCTCATTTAACCAATGGTATTGTCTTGATTACAGGTCCTACAGGAAGTGGAAAATCTACAACCATTGCTTCTTTACTTGATTATATTAATGAACATTATCAAAAACATATTATAACGATAGAAGACCCTGTTGAGTATATTTATACAGATAAAAAATCAATTTTTACTCAACGCCAAATTGAAATAGATACGGCGTCTTTTCCTGATGGAGTTAAATATGCTCTAAGACAGGATCCTGATGTTATTTTAATCGGTGAAATCCGTGATAGAGAAACTATGCAAAGTGCTCTTAAAGCTTCTGAAACAGGTCACTTGGTTTTTGCGACACTGCACACAAATGATGCCGTGCAAACCGTAAACAGAATTGTAAATTTCTTTGACCCTCAAGATAGAGATTTCGTCAGAAAACAACTCGCAGAAACTTTAAAAGGTACTGTTGCTCAAAAACTTCTTCCTAAAAAAGATGCAAAAGGTCGTGTACCTGCTTGCGAAGTTCTTGTTGTTACTCCTACGGTCAAGGATTTCATCATAAAAGATGAAGTGGATAAAATTTATGAACTTGTTAAAAAAGGTTCATTTAACGATATGATTACCCTGAACATGTCTTTGTTCAGTATGATTTCAAACGGTGTTATAACTCGTGAAGACGGCTTGTATGCAAGTGATAACCAAAATGAATTGGAACAGTATCTTCGTGGAGCGTTCCATGGCACAAATTTCAACCCGAGGTCAAATCTTTAA
- the recO gene encoding DNA repair protein RecO, with translation MAQNFVTDAINLRSYNLSEADKIVVMYSKEKGLIKGVAKGTKKPTSKLGARMDMLVANKLMLHKGKNLDTICQAEALNTFLNLRQDMDKLFYSMYCSEIVNNFGIENDPNSFEVYDLFYNFLNTLAATTKKEDILLSVLRFQLKMMYLSGYSLELDSCSKCGEKLGEENLYFAFEHGGLICSNCRSTSVNAIKFHYKIKDFLKTLQSLDFNQKTRYDDLATERICDFCFNLLKKHIEYHSPKKFKTTGILEGIK, from the coding sequence ATGGCTCAAAATTTTGTTACAGATGCAATTAATTTAAGGTCATACAATTTGAGTGAAGCTGACAAAATTGTCGTTATGTATTCAAAAGAAAAAGGGCTTATAAAAGGTGTTGCAAAAGGAACCAAAAAGCCTACAAGCAAACTCGGTGCACGTATGGATATGCTCGTTGCTAATAAATTGATGCTTCATAAAGGAAAAAATCTCGATACTATTTGTCAGGCAGAGGCTTTAAATACGTTTTTAAACCTTAGGCAGGATATGGATAAGCTTTTTTATTCTATGTATTGCTCTGAAATTGTCAACAATTTCGGCATTGAAAATGACCCAAACAGCTTCGAAGTCTATGATTTGTTTTATAATTTTTTAAATACCCTTGCTGCTACTACAAAAAAAGAGGATATTCTGCTTTCCGTCTTAAGGTTTCAACTTAAAATGATGTATCTCTCAGGGTATTCTTTGGAGCTTGATTCTTGTTCAAAATGTGGCGAAAAATTAGGCGAAGAAAATTTGTATTTTGCGTTTGAACACGGCGGCTTAATCTGCTCCAATTGCCGTTCTACAAGTGTCAATGCAATAAAATTCCACTACAAAATAAAAGACTTTCTTAAGACTTTGCAATCTTTGGACTTTAATCAAAAAACACGCTATGATGATTTGGCAACAGAAAGAATTTGCGATTTTTGTTTTAATCTGTTGAAAAAACACATAGAATATCATTCCCCAAAGAAGTTTAAAACTACGGGAATATTAGAGGGAATTAAATAA
- the deoC gene encoding deoxyribose-phosphate aldolase: MNLAEYIEHTLLKPDATNEDLKKLFEEAKNHKFKGVCVNPVNVKMAKSYLNATNVEVVTVVGFPLGASLPEVKAFEAKKAIEDGADEIDMVISIQGVKNKDWDFVKKDIEAVRSATIGHILKVILETDLLDEDEIIKACEVAIDAKADFVKTSTGFVKNGVGAKVDDVQIMSNVVSAKGLQVKASGGIRDKEKAIALIEAGAVRLGTSSGVKINS; the protein is encoded by the coding sequence ATGAATTTAGCAGAATATATTGAACATACACTTTTAAAGCCTGATGCAACCAACGAAGATTTGAAAAAACTTTTTGAAGAAGCAAAAAACCATAAGTTTAAAGGCGTATGCGTAAATCCTGTAAATGTAAAAATGGCAAAATCATACTTAAATGCAACCAACGTTGAAGTTGTTACGGTTGTAGGTTTCCCTCTAGGAGCTTCACTGCCTGAAGTTAAAGCTTTTGAAGCCAAAAAAGCTATCGAAGACGGTGCCGATGAAATTGATATGGTTATTTCAATCCAAGGTGTTAAAAATAAAGATTGGGATTTTGTTAAAAAAGATATCGAAGCTGTAAGGTCTGCGACTATCGGACATATCCTAAAAGTGATTTTGGAAACAGATTTGCTTGATGAAGATGAAATAATTAAAGCGTGTGAAGTAGCAATCGATGCCAAAGCTGACTTCGTAAAAACATCAACAGGATTTGTTAAAAATGGTGTTGGTGCAAAAGTTGATGATGTTCAAATAATGAGTAATGTTGTAAGTGCTAAAGGCTTGCAAGTAAAAGCTTCTGGCGGTATTCGTGATAAAGAAAAAGCAATAGCCTTAATTGAAGCTGGTGCGGTAAGACTTGGCACAAGCTCAGGCGTTAAAATTAACTCATAA